The Salvelinus fontinalis isolate EN_2023a chromosome 39, ASM2944872v1, whole genome shotgun sequence genome has a window encoding:
- the LOC129838398 gene encoding mucin-2-like, with product MGEEWYPDIYTSSFPDGATFSINVGIWFRRIASRAPKGVRRSGGWVPGVFAPVGALLGHRSSDSLWRGEYVCKTFGSGVVQMFNGTVFYVRSTCPFTLTRFTHNRVDCDITVRRGENGLLEYVEINVNKIQTRILYNGTIFVEQRMVSLPYDHTYQHVFQYGINTKLRSTVLPLSVIWSSAGVGIDSLWVKLEQELVLGMTGLCGRPDIPDDRQRLIAESVLSEDGCQIMDSLLTKSTVCQKFISNYVECLQANTSKYITLCKENIYGYEKEHYVGCAFYKEIAHRCQTSYAWRTLTHCPEFSCPGELHFEEQGDAFVPTCSNPAPRTNDQDITSTCVCPQGQVLNDRAEGHYCVSVSACPCVYAGRNYAPREERRTKCQTCECDNGKWKCSQNSCPSRCVIEGQFVTTFDGKQYALPGKCTYMASKGFNWTISIHFSETTSSIQNVFLQIYQNTYRFSHNSVQFEKEEIRELHQSDNAMVFWQSSMYVQVLTSFGMKIQVQMSPDLQLYITLPQSEVGRPEGLCGNYNSDTTDDFTTSSGIVENAAEPFALSWSVGDCPVNIPKVCINTDNEIFADEKCHPLRDPGGIFAKCYDHVPTDNYHKACIQRTCTCGTGLQQCLCVALANYAKACANQGIIVGDWRRATNCTVSCENNQRFDYEMQACNSTCLSLSRPDPRCGVEDAPVEGCGCLEGTHLTGGLTCTSKAQCPCHHQGGVTPPGPVIMDGRQCKCEDGELLCSEDCGCTQGKVCVHCSQLSIDTAQTTCASLSKPTSAVQSCTSGCYCPGGQLEDHRGVCVTVDNCTCQYSGRVFKAGQSVKTNCRTCTCHHAQWSCVDEPCPGTCLVYGNGHYQTFDSKWYRYDGNCQYTLVEDGCGSEAGSFSVKVESVPCCDEALTCSRTIVLDLLGNVTLTLNEMKVTRRLQGGWASLEAEPLYSTHTVGLYIMISVPSRGLTLIWDKHTRLTVILDDRWRNRVCGLCGNFDSNEMNDLQISGSSVVSSPLAFGNSWKTATPPCSDVTNEVFPCQRHSYCSAWAERRCMILTGDTFKDCHLKVDPEPYYQACVLESCSCEFEGKFLGFCTAVAAYAEACSDQDVCVRWRTPDMCPVYCDYYNEQGHSSWHYDPCGQIKTCGKNNLFTGKLEGCYPRCPAEAPYYDENTRSCSTLDNCTCYSNETMVNPGTVIRKPTEKCTCEQGRINCGPDQTTTTPEPTTTATQATTMITTPEPTTTILTTTPEYTTTPTQPTTTPEPTTTATPSTTMRTTPEPTTTVTQSTTMIITPEPTTTASPSTTMRTTPEPTTTATPSTTMRTTPEPTTTATPSTTMRTTPEPTTTATPSTTMIITPEPTTTATPSTTMIITPEPTTTATPSTTMRSTPEPTTTILTTTPEYTTTPTQPTTTPEYTTTATPSTTMRSTPEPTTTILTTTPEYTTTPTQPTTTPEPTTTATPSTTMRTTPEPATTVTPSTTMIITPEPTTTASPSTTMIITPEPTTTASQSTTMRTTPEPTTTATPSTTMIITPEPTTTATPSTTMRTTPEPATTVTPSTTMIITPEPTTTASPSTTMIITPEPTTTASPSTTMIITPEPTTTATPSTTMIITPEPTTTATPSTTMRSTPEPTTTILTTTPEYTTTSKQPTTTPEPTTTATPSTTMRSTPEPTTTILTTTPESTTAPTQPTTTPASTTAPTQPTTTPESTTTPTQPTTTPASTTAPTQPTTTPESTTTPTQPTTTPESTTAPTQPTTTPASTTAPTQPTTTPESTTTPTQPTTTPESTTAPTQPTTTPASTTAPTQPTTTPESTTTPTQPTTTRTTPEYTTTLFPTIVTGPTNTQHSSPVVSVFSTTAGRNTTAEATTAYTETTTKLTSTQPTTTFSYSTTKYVEPTSTTEPTSEGPPTEATTLYTSQPTTSSTRSPTTSESTTSTRPTTMSTAISTEPTTRTICECRDLKRNQIWACGEKWTEDCFNKTCKDGKIEMTSVTCPNPVRPTMCPRGQMVRVSDGCCDYWKCDCRCDVYGDPHYISFQGVTFDFLDNCTYILVKERTLRHHLTVAVDNYFCIPELDGSCAKGIILQYQNNTATVSIVPDEYRVKSTLNQKNVEPPYEENGIRFETTGYMVSVYIPEIRSHISLTPSNTLTVTLAMEHFLNNTQGQCGVCGGSSCVRRSGETEADSCCDKTAYDWVYEDPLKPECSAAPRDVPCHPPGPPPPPCPGSPLCDLLHHPVFANCSRRVDLSQLERNCRFDSCGRNDMACSPLEQAVVECKKAGICVNWRELTNGTCAIGCPTGMVYRECQGQLDDYCHGGVRVQGRVLEEVKAGCFCLRGQFRAEEHKKICVSDCPYCKGPLGEYKQLGETWQSNCHVCTCNNRTKTEECQPSPPSPAPSCSQNSVPVTGCCGEQTCVEKTCNYNGRTYKVGDRWTDLALPCESYSCTREGTQTVRRVCPHQNCSEEDRVWDEQHCCYTCNQTCATRVSSVNITVDNCTATLQLPTCQGQCGTETRWVVARSILQLEQKWECCRVRSHERKSVNLTCTGGSVMPHLYAHVTSCECHNCSMLQ from the exons ATGTGTGTAAGACTTTCGGCAGTGGAGTCGTCCAGATGTTCAACGGAACTGTATTCTACGTCCGCTCCACCTGTCCGTTCACGCTGACACGTTTTACTCACAACCGGGTGGACTGTGACATCACCGTGCGTCGAGGTGAAAACGGCCTGCTGGAATATGTCGAGATCAACGTCAACAAGATCCAGACCCGGATTCTGTACAATGGAACCATCTTCGTCGAGCagagaat GGTGTCCCTTCCCTACGATCACACCTATCAACATGTGTTCCAGTACGGTATCAACACCAAGCTGAGGAGCACTGTTCTACCTCTGTCTGTCATCTGGAGCAGTGCGGGTGTGGGCATCGACTCTCTCTGG GTGAAACTGGAGCAGGAGCTTGTCCTTGGAATGACAGGACTCTGTGGACGACCAGATATACCAG ATGACCGTCAGCGATTGATTGCAGAGAGCGTTCTGTCAGAGGACGGGTGCCAGATCATGGACTCCCTCCTTACTAAGAGCACG GTCTGTCAGAAGTTCATCTCCAACTACGTTGAATGTCTGCAGGCTAACACAAGCAAATACATAACTCTTTGTAAAGAGAATATTTACGGATATGAAAAAGAGCATTATGTAGGATGTGCGTTCTACAAAGAAATTGCCCATCGGTGTCAGACCAGCTACGCTTGGAGGACCTTGACACACTGCC CTGAGTTCAGTTGCCCAGGAGAACTACACTTTGAGGAGCAGGGTGATGCGTTTGTTCCCACCTGTTCCAACCCAGCACCTAGAACCAATGATCAGGACATCACCAGCACCTGTGTCTGCCCCCAAG GACAGGTATTGAACGATCGAGCGGAGGGCCATTACTGTGTAAGTGTGTCAGCCTGCCCATGTGTGTACGCCGGGAGGAACTATGCACCTAGGGAAGAACGCAGAACTAAATGCCAGACCTG TGAGTGCGACAATGGCAAGTGGAAATGCTCTCAGAACAGCTGCCCTAGTAGGTGTGTGATTGAAGGGCAGTTTGTGACCACGTTCGATGGGAAACAGTATGCCCTTCCCGGTAAATGCACATACATGGCCTCTAAG GGTTTTAATTGGACGATATCCATACATTTTTCTGAGACGACGTCCTCCATCCAAAACGTGTTTCTTCAGATTTACCAG AATACCTACAGATTCTCTCACAACAGTGTACAGTTTGAGAAAGAGGAAATCCGAGAGCTACACCAGTCAGACAATGCCATGGTGTTCTGGCAGTCATCCATGTACGTCCAGGTATTGACATCCTTTGGCATGAAGATCCAAGTACAGATGTCGCCAGACCTCCAGCTCTATATCACACTACCACAGAGTGAAGTAGGGCGGCCAGAAG GACTTTGTGGAAACTACAATAGCGATACCACTGATGACTTCACCACAAGCAGTGGTATCGTAGAAAACGCAGCGGAACCGTTTGCGCTGTCCTGGAGTGTAGGGGACTGTCCTGTTAACATACCTAAAGTCTGCATCAACACCGACAACG AAATATTTGCAGATGAGAAGTGCCACCCCTTGAGAGACCCCGGTGGGATTTTCGCCAAGTGCTACGATCACGTGCCTACTGACAATTACCACAAG GCTTGTATCCAGAGAACGTGTACCTGTGGAACTGGGCTGCagcagtgtttgtgtgtggccCTGGCAAATTATGCTAAAGCCTGTGCCAACCAGGGAATCATAGTGGGTGACTGGAGAAGGGCCACCAACTGCA CGGTATCGTGTGAGAACAATCAGAGGTTTGACTACGAAATGCAGGCGTGCAACAGCACCTGTCTCTCCCTATCCCGGCCAGACCCCAGGTGCGGGGTGGAGGATGCACCTGTGGAGGGCTGTGGCTGCCTGGAGGGCACTCATCTGACCGGGGGGCTCACCTGTACCTCGAAGGCCCAGTGTCCATGTCACCATCAGGGAGGAGTCACACCACCAGGACCTGTTATCATGGATGGACGACAGTG CAAATGTGAGGATGGAGAATTGTTGTGCTCTGAAGATTGTG GTTGCACCCAGGGGAAGGTTTGTGTGCATTGCTCACAATTATCCATAGACACAGCTCAAACAACATGTGCCAGTCTGAGCAAACCAACA AGTGCTGTTCAGAGTTGTACAAGTGGCTGTTACTGTCCAGGGGGCCAGTTGGAAGACCATAggggtgtgtgtgtcactgtggacAACTGCACCTGTCAGTACAGCGGCAGAGTGTTCAAAGCGGGACAGAGTGTCAAGACCAACTGTAGAACATG CACCTGCCACCATGCCCAGTGGAGCTGTGTAGATGAACCATGCCCTGGTACATGCCTGGTGTATGGAAACGGACACTATCAAACCTTCGACTCTAAATGGTACCGCTACGATGGGAACTGTCAGTACACATTAGTGGAG GATGGCTGTGGTAGTGAAGCCGGCTCGTTTTCTGTCAAAGTGGAGAGTGTCCCGTGCTGTGACGAGGCTCTGACCTGTTCCCGGACCATCGTGTTAGACCTGCTG GGTAATGTCACTCTGACTCTGAATGAAATGAAGGTGACGAGACGGCTCCAAGGGGGATGGGCTTCTCTGGAGGCTGAGCCTCTGTACTCCACCCACACTGTGGGCCTCTACATCATGATCTCAGTGCCTTCGAGAGGACTAACCCTCATCTGGGACAAACACACCAGACTTACCGTCATACTGGATGACCGTTGGAGG AACCGAGTGTGTGGACTTTGCGGGAACTTCGATTCCAACGAGATGAACGACCTGCAGATAAGCGGGTCATCGGTGGTGTCCAGCCCCCTCGCCTTCGGCAACAGCTGGAAGACGGCCACACCCCCCTGCTCTGACGTGACCAATGAGGTGTTTCCGTGCCAGCGCCACTCCTACTGCTCCGCCTGGGCCGAGAGACGCTGTATGATCCTCACGGGAGACACCTTTAAGGACTGCCACTTGAAG GTGGACCCAGAGCCCTACTACCAGGCCtgtgtgttggagtcgtgctctTGTGAGTTTGAGGGGAAGTTTTTGGGTTTCTGTACGGCCGTGGCGGCCTACGCTGAGGCATGCAGTGACCAGGACGTGTGTGTACGCTGGAGAACGCCAGACATGTGCC CGGTATACTGCGACTACTACAATGAGCAGGGCCACAGTAGCTGGCACTACGATCCCTGTGGACAGATCAAGACCTGTGGCAAAAACAACCTCTTCACTGGCAAGTTGGAAG GCTGCTACCCGAGATGCCCAGCAGAAGCTCCATACTATGATGAGAACACAAGGAGTTGCTCCACTTTGGACAACTGCACCTGTTATTCCAACGAGACTATGGTTAACCCTGGTACAGTTATCAGGAAACCCACTGAGAAATG CACTTGTGAACAGGGGCGTATTAACTGTG GTCCTGATCAAACCACTACCACACCTGAACCTACAACCACAGCTACACAAGCCACTACAATGATAACTACACCTGAACCTACAACAACTATACTGACTACTACACCTGAATATACAACCACACCTACACAACCCACTACCACACCTGAACCTACAACCACAGCTACACCATCAACTACAATGAGAACTACACCTGAACCTACAACCACAGTTACACAATCAACTACAATGATAATTACACCTGAACCTACAACCACAGCTTCACCATCAACTACAATGAGAACTACACCTGAACCTACAACCACAGCTACACCATCAACTACAATGAGAACTACACCTGAACCTACAACCACAGCTACACCATCAACTACAATGAGAACTACACCTGAACCTACAACCACAGCTACACCATCAACTACAATGATAATTACACCTGAACCTACAACCACAGCTACACCATCAACTACAATGATAATTACACCTGAACCTACAACCACAGCTACACCATCAACTACAATGAGATCTACACCTGAACCTACAACAACTATACTGACTACTACACCTGAATATACAACCACACCTACACAACCCACTACCACACCTGAATATACAACCACAGCTACACCATCAACTACAATGAGATCTACACCTGAACCTACAACAACTATACTGACTACTACACCTGAATATACAACCACACCTACACAACCCACTACCACACCTGAACCTACAACCACAGCTACACCATCAACTACAATGAGAACTACacctgaacctgcaaccacagtTACACCATCAACTACAATGATAATTACACCTGAACCTACAACCACAGCTTCACCATCAACTACAATGATAATTACACCTGAACCTACAACCACAGCTTCACAATCAACTACAATGAGAACTACACCTGAACCTACAACCACAGCTACACCATCAACTACAATGATAATTACACCTGAACCTACAACCACAGCTACACCATCAACTACAATGAGAACTACacctgaacctgcaaccacagtTACACCATCAACTACAATGATAATTACACCTGAACCTACAACCACAGCTTCACCATCAACTACAATGATAATTACACCTGAACCTACAACCACAGCTTCACCATCAACTACAATGATAATTACACCTGAACCTACAACCACAGCTACACCATCAACTACAATGATAATTACACCTGAACCTACAACCACAGCTACACCATCAACTACAATGAGATCTACACCTGAACCTACAACAACTATACTGACTACTACACCTGaatatacaaccacatctaaacaACCCACTACCACACCTGAACCTACAACCACAGCTACACCATCAACTACAATGAGATCTACACCTGAACCTACAACAACTATACTGACTACTACACCTGAATCTACAACCGCACCTACACAACCCACTACTACACCTGCATCTACAACCGCACCTACACAACCCACTACTACACCTGAATCTACAACCACACCTACACAACCCACTACTACACCTGCATCTACAACCGCACCTACACAACCCACTACTACACCTGAATCTACAACCACACCTACACAACCCACTACTACACCTGAATCTACAACCGCACCTACACAACCCACTACTACACCTGCATCTACAACCGCACCTACACAACCCACTACTACACCTGAATCTACAACCACACCTACACAACCCACTACTACACCTGAATCTACAACCGCACCTACACAACCCACTACTACACCTGCATCTACAACCGCACCTACACAACCCACTACTACACCTGAATCTACAACCACACCTACACAACCCACAACAACAAGAACCACACCTGAATATACAACCACACTATTCCCAACGATAGTTACAGGACCTACAAATACTCAACATAGTTCACCAGTTGTGTCCGTGTTCAGTACTACAGCCGGACGAAACACTACAGCAGAAGCGACTACAGCGTACACTGAAACGACAACTAAATTaacatctacacaacccacaaCTACCTTCTCATATTCTACCACCAAATATGTTGAACCAACATCTACAACCGAACCAACCTCTGAAGGACCACCGACTGAAGCTACAACCCTGTACACAAGTCAACCAACAACCTCCTCTACACGATCTCCCACTACCTCTGAATCAACAACATCCACGCGCCCAACAACGATGTCAACAGCAATATCTACAGAGCCTACAACGCGTACAA TTTGTGAGTGTAGAGACCTGAAGAGGAACCAGATATGGGCGTGTGGAGAGAAGTGGACAGAAGACTGCTTCAATAAGACTTGTAAGGATGGGAAGATAGAGATGACTTCGGTCACCTGTCCGAATCCAGTTCGCCCCACCATGTGCCCCAGGGGACAGATGGTCAGAGTCTCAGATGGATGCTGTGACTACTGGAAGTGTGATT GTCGTTGTGACGTCTATGGCGACCCTCACTACATCTCCTTCCAGGGTGTGACCTTTGACTTCCTGGATAATTGTACATACATCCTGGTCAAGGAGAGAACGCTGCGTCACCATCTGACTGTTGCCGTGGACAACTACTTCTGTATTCCCGAGTTGGACGGCTCCTGTGCCAAAGGCATCATCCTGCAGTACCAGAACAACACGGCCACTGTCAGCATCGTACCGGATGAGTACAGGGTGAAG TCTACTCTGAACCAGAAGAATGTCGAGCCTCCCTATGAGGAGAATGGTATCAGGTTTGAGACGACAGGCTATATGGTGTCTGTATACATCCCTGAGATACGCTCACATATCTCTCTCACACCATCCAACACTCTGACTGTCACCTTGGCCATGGAGCATTTCCTGAATAACACCCAAGGACAATGCG GTGTGTGCGGTGGGAGCTCTTGTGTGCGTAGAAGTGGGGAGACTGAAGCTGACAGCTGCTGTGATAAGACCGCCTATGACTGGGTCTATGAGGACCCTCTGAAGCCTGAGTGTAGCGCAGCTCCCAGGGACGTCCCATGCCATCCTCCaggccctcctccacccccctgtcCTGGAAGCCCCCTCTGTGACCTTCTCCATCACCC AGTTTTTGCAAATTGCAGTAGGCGGGTGGATCTGAGCCAGCTTGAGAGGAACTGTAGGTTTGATTCGTGTGGGAGGAACGACATGGCTTGTTCTCCTCTGGAGCAGGCTGTTGTGGAGTGTAAGAAAGCAGGCATCTGTGTGAACTGGAGAGAACTCACCAATGGGACCTGTG CTATTGGGTGCCCAACAGGGATGGTGTACAGAGAGTGCCAAGGTCAATTGGATGACTACTGTCACGGAGG AGTCCGTGTTCAAGGGAGAGTACTGGAGGAAGTTAAGGCTGGATGTTTCTGTCTCAGAGGACAGTTCAGAGCTGAGGAGCACAAGAAGATCTGCGTGTCGGACTGTCCCT ACTGCAAGGGTCCACTGGGAGAGTACAAGCAG CTTGGGGAGACATGGCAGTCTAACTGTCATGTGTGTACGTGTAACAACCGAACCAAGACAGAGGAGTGTCAACCTAGCCCCCCCTCCCCCGCACCTTCCTGCAGTCAGAACTCAGTCCCGGTCACCGGCTGCTGTGGCGAACAGACCTGTG TCGAGAAGACATGTAACTATAATGGAAGGACCTACAAA gtgggagacagatggacagaccttGCCCTGCCCTGTGAGTCCTATAGCTGTACCAGAGAAGGCACTCAGACAGTGAGAAGGGTGTGTCCCCATCAGAACTGCTCAGAG GAGGACAGAGTATGGGACGAACAACATTGCTGCTACACAT GTAACCAGACCTGTGCTACCAGGGTTTCTAGTGTGAACATCACTGTAGACAACTGCACAGCAACACTACAGCTGCCCACGTGTCAAGGCCAGTGTGGGACAGAGACAAG ATGGGTTGTTGCTCGCAGTATTCTCCAACTGGAACAGAAGTGGGAGTGTTGCAGAGTGAGGAGTCACGAGAGGAAGTCAGTGAATCTGACCTGTACTGGGGGGTCCGTTATGCCACACCTGTATGCACATGTTACCAGCTGCGAGTGCCATAACTGCAGTATGTTGCAGTAA